The genomic stretch AGGCAAGTGGTTCTAGAATTAATTCATCTACTTCCAGTCCTGCTTTTGCAACACATTTATGAATGTTTTTTGCAGCAGCTATTTGTCCGGTTATAATATGGAAATTCGCTTCGAGTCGAATACCCGACATACCAATCGGATCTTTTATTCCCTGTTCATTATCCACAATATATTCCTGCGGCAACACGTGAATAATTTCTTCACCCGGCAGCATCACCAGTTTATACATGTCTTCAATCAGCGCATCGATATCATCCTGCGCAATTTCTTCATCTACACTGTTGCGTGTGCGAATACCACGGTGTTGCAGACTCTTGATATGTTGTCCCGCAATACCTACGTTCACCACATTGATTTCAACTCCCGATTTTCGGGATGCTTCTTCCACGGCTGCTTTAATTGATGCAACCGTTTTTTCAATGTTAGAAACTACGCCACGGGTAACGCCTACCGATTCCGATTTTCCTACGCCGAGGATTTCGATCTTGCCGTGTTCATTTTTGCGACCCACCAGGCAGGCAATTTTGGTGGTTCCGATGTCGAGTCCGACGATGATCTCAGGTGATTCCATACTACTTATGTTGTTTGTTGTTGTTGTTTGTTATTGTTGTTTTGTTTGTGCATTTCTATTTTCGGGAACAGACAATCTGATCCTTGTATTTTAAATTAATAGTGTCGTAAAGATTCCAACCGGTTTTTCTTAATCCTTCCTGATAGAATACTTTTAGCTTATTGAATTTCGCTTCCAGATGGGTGGTATCACCAAAAATAATCCGATGATCTCCAACCACTGGAATTAGTTCCATATCGCCCGAAGGCTCAAAATATATTTCCTGAATCTGTGCCGACCAGAAGGGATCATTAGAAATATAACTGGCCATTGCAAAAACATCATCTGTTTTAAATCCTGCACGTAAACTCGAATCTGATGCTATTTCATAAGCGCTCTCCTCTACAAATGGCTCACTGATATATCCGTTTACCACCAGAACACGCGGATAATAATGTTCTGAAATAGGCATTTGATAACCACGGTCGTCGATATAAAATTGTCGTCCATTAAGATTCAAAACTCGAACAATCGGGTTGCGTTGTGTAACGGAAATCCCAATATTTCCATCAATCGTTTTATAAACCTCCGCATCCTGAACTTCCGAAATATTCAATAGAACCTGTTCTATTTCCCCAACCTTAATTTCTTTAAACTTTTTCCCTACCGGATATACATGTGTTTGTTTTAATTTATCGATTAGCAATTCATTATTTAAAAACATCATTCCATTGGAATGATCAATAGAAATGCTCACATTATTGCATACCAATTCCGATTGAGATCCGCTTACAAATCCCAGCATGATTAACATTGTAACAGGCAATGCAATCCAGAATACGATATTTAATATTCGTTTCATTCCCTTGTTAATCCATTTTTAATTTCCATTGGTAAACGATCAATATCACCGGCACCCAAAATCAGTGTAACTTCAGGTTTGCGTTGACAAATTTCTTTTACTGCATCTTCTTTTGATAATAATTCTTTATGAGGACCATTCACGAGTTCCAATAATTTAGCAGAAGTAATTCCATCAATCGGTTTCTCTCTTGCGGGATAAATATCCAGTAAAATGAGTTCATCCAACAGGGATAGACTTTCGGCAAATTCACGCATGAAATCACGTGTTCTGGTGAATAAATGCGGTTGAAAAACACCGGTAATTTTTTTACCAGCAAACAATTCCTTTGCAGCCCCAATCGCAGCACGCAATTCCACCGGGTGATGCGCGTAATCATCAATCAGATTCAATTGTTCGGAACGAATATAAAATTCGAAGCGACGTTTAATTCCTCTGAAATTTTTTAATGCCTCACGAATCCCCTTTTCATTTGCGCCATAGTTCAATGCTAAAGTGATAGCTGCACAGGCATTTTCGATGTTATGTCGACCCGGCATTGCAAATTCGAGGTTTGAAATGGAGCATTGCTCTCCGATAAAATCGAAAACAAAATATCCATTTTCAACCCGAATATTTTCAGCACGGTTTAATGATTCACCGGCATAATATTGAACCGGGACTTTACTGCTGATATTTAAAGGTAATTGACTACGAACGACAAGATGTCCATCCACCGAAATTCCATTTACAAATTCTGCATAAGCAGAAAGCATATTTTCAGGCGTACCGTAAATATCGAGGTGATCAGGATCAACTGCCGTAACGATTACGCCATCGCGTTTTAATTGCAAAAACGAACGATCGTATTCATCTGCCTCCATAACAACCAGTGAAGGATTCCCTTCAATATAATTGCTGCCATAATTCGCCGCGATGCCACCTAAAAAGGCAGTGCAATTAACACCACTGGATTTTAAAATATGAGTAAGCAAGGTGGTGGTGGTGGTTTTTCCGTGTGTGCCTGCAACACATAAACAGGTTGCATTCCTGGAAATAATCCCCAACACTTCTGCACGCTTTTTAATAGGTAAACCGCTTTTCTCTAAATAAACGCGTTCGTTTGAATCTACGGGAATTGCAGGTGTAATTACCACAAAGTCGATATCCGAAGGAATTAATTCCGGTCGATCTTCATAATGAATTTGCATTCCCATTTTTTCCATTTCTGCCGTTAATGCGGTAGATGTTTTATCATAACCCGAAATACGAATTCCCAGCGAATGAAAATACCTCGCCAGGGCGCTCATGCCTATTCCGCCGATGCCTAAAAAGTAGATATGTCGCGTTTCGTTCACGTTCATTTTACCAAATCCATAATTACACCGGCAATCGCATCTGCCGAATTCACAAATCCCATTCCTCCGATATTACGATGCAATCCAAAACATTTTTCTTCATCTTTCAGCAATTCAACTGCTGTGATTCCTAATTTCTCCTTTGCTTCAACATCTTTTACCAATAAAGCGGCATGGTGGTTGACCAAAGCCATGGCATTTTTTGTCTGATGATCTTCTGCCACATTGGGAGAAGGTACCAGAATGACCGGTTTACGAACTAAACACAATTCGGAAATTGCAATTGCTCCCGCTCTGGAAATAACCACATCAGCCATAGCATAACCCAAATCCATTCGTGTGATAAAATCAAAAACTTTAATATGGTCGCATTTCAATTCTTCCACCGCTTTTTTTGCACGATCGAAATAGGTTTTTCCGGTTTGCCATACTACCTGAATCTCCTCTTTTTTTAATTTCGGCAAATACAACTCAATGGCTTCATTGATGGTTCGCGCACCTAAACTACCGCCAACAATTAACAGCGTTTTCTTATCTGCATTTAAACCGAAAAATTCAGCGGCACGCGGACGTTTACCTTCCAGCATTACGACTTCTTCGCGTACGGGATTTCCGGTGAGAATAATTTTCTCCTTCGGAAACCATTTATCCAAACCATCATAGGCAACACAAATTTTATTGACGGATCCTGCCAATAATTTATTTGTTTTACCCGGAAACGAATTCTGCTCCTGAATTACGGTAGGTATTCTTTTTTGTGTGGCAATTTTTAACATGGGTCCACTAGCATACCCTCCTACTCCAACAACTACATCCGGATTAAATTCACGAATTACGTTTCGTCCTTTAATCATGCTTCCAAAAAGATTCCAGAAAAATGAAAACCATTTAAAGGTAATTTTCCGTGGCATCCCCTGAATTTTTAATCCCACAATTTTATATCCGGCGGCCGGAACCTTTTCCATTTCCATGCGGCCTTCTGCTCCAACAAATAAAATATCGAGATCAGGATTCTTTTTCTTTAATGCATTTGCAATAGCTACAGCAGGGAAAATATGTCCACCCGTTCCTCCTCCACTAATTAAAACTTTACGCAACGACATAATTTCCTCCTTCCTCTTTTGCACTTGTATTCCGCTTTGCACGATTATGCTCTTCTTCTGATTCCTGCTCTACACTACGGCTAACGCTTAAGATCATGCCGAGCGATACACAGGTAAACCATGTTGATGTTCCTCCCATTGAAATCAATGGCATATTCTGACCAGTAACAGGCATTATTTTCGTACATACTGCCATATTTACAAAGGCCATAAATACCAGATTAAGGCATAACCCCAGAACCAGTAATGAACCAAAATTGCTATCGCATTTAGAGGCAATGCGAATGGATCTGTACAATAAAATCAAATACATCATCAGCAATGCCACACCGCCCAACATGCCGAATTCTTCAATGAAAGAAGCAAACACAAAGTCGGCATATGCTTCGGGGATAATGTGCTTCATTTGACCATTACCGGGTCCTTGTCCAAGCATTCCTCCATTGGCAACGGCCTGAAGTGCATTATTAATTTGCCATTGTTTTTTCGGGTCTTCGGAGGAGTGACTGGTAAAACGATTCATCCATGTTTCCAAACGCGGTAGTAATTCAGGATTAGCTTTGGCCAGCAACAGCATCAATGCCATTGCAGCAACAGCACTTCCCACAATGGTTAAAATATGCCGCATTGGAACTTTTGCTAAAAAAAACATGATGAGTACAATTCCAAAAATTAAAACGGCTGTAGAAAGATTTTGCGTAATAATTAAACCGATAACCAAACCAACAGGAATCAGAATGGGAACAATTCCCTCTCTGAAATCTTCAAATTTATCCTTGTTAATGGTGAGCATCCGCGCAACAAAAACAATCAGTACCACCTTCGCAAAGTCGGAAGTTTGAAACTTAATATTTAAAACAGGAATTTCCAGCCAGCGCTCTGCTGAGTTAATTTTTACTCCTGCCACCAATGTGACAAACAATAAAATCACACTCACCCAAACCAAAATCTGCGATAGCTTGGAAAAATATTTAAAGTTGATATTGTGAACATAAAACATCATGACGAAACCGGTCACCACCATCATTACATGTTTAATCAAAAAGGATTCCGTTCCTGTATCACTCGAACGAACAAGAATTGGTGTGAAGGAATAAACCGACACCAGCGATAGCAATGAAAGCAACAATGCAATCATCCAGATCACTTTATCTCCCTTTAGATATGTAAATACAGCTCTCAAGCGTTTTAATTATTCCAATTCGATTTAAAAGAATCACCACGGTGACGATAATCTTCAAACATTCCGAAACTGGCGCATCCGGGAGAGAACAACACAACATCTCCGGATTTCGACCATGATTTTGCTTTTGATACAGCTTCTGTCAGATTTGAAACGTAATCGTAATTATCCACCACCTCAGACAATGAACGACGTATTTCTAAATCCTGCT from Flavobacteriales bacterium encodes the following:
- the murG gene encoding undecaprenyldiphospho-muramoylpentapeptide beta-N-acetylglucosaminyltransferase; the protein is MSGGGTGGHIFPAVAIANALKKKNPDLDILFVGAEGRMEMEKVPAAGYKIVGLKIQGMPRKITFKWFSFFWNLFGSMIKGRNVIREFNPDVVVGVGGYASGPMLKIATQKRIPTVIQEQNSFPGKTNKLLAGSVNKICVAYDGLDKWFPKEKIILTGNPVREEVVMLEGKRPRAAEFFGLNADKKTLLIVGGSLGARTINEAIELYLPKLKKEEIQVVWQTGKTYFDRAKKAVEELKCDHIKVFDFITRMDLGYAMADVVISRAGAIAISELCLVRKPVILVPSPNVAEDHQTKNAMALVNHHAALLVKDVEAKEKLGITAVELLKDEEKCFGLHRNIGGMGFVNSADAIAGVIMDLVK
- the murC gene encoding UDP-N-acetylmuramate--L-alanine ligase, yielding MNVNETRHIYFLGIGGIGMSALARYFHSLGIRISGYDKTSTALTAEMEKMGMQIHYEDRPELIPSDIDFVVITPAIPVDSNERVYLEKSGLPIKKRAEVLGIISRNATCLCVAGTHGKTTTTTLLTHILKSSGVNCTAFLGGIAANYGSNYIEGNPSLVVMEADEYDRSFLQLKRDGVIVTAVDPDHLDIYGTPENMLSAYAEFVNGISVDGHLVVRSQLPLNISSKVPVQYYAGESLNRAENIRVENGYFVFDFIGEQCSISNLEFAMPGRHNIENACAAITLALNYGANEKGIREALKNFRGIKRRFEFYIRSEQLNLIDDYAHHPVELRAAIGAAKELFAGKKITGVFQPHLFTRTRDFMREFAESLSLLDELILLDIYPAREKPIDGITSAKLLELVNGPHKELLSKEDAVKEICQRKPEVTLILGAGDIDRLPMEIKNGLTRE
- a CDS encoding FtsW/RodA/SpoVE family cell cycle protein, coding for MRAVFTYLKGDKVIWMIALLLSLLSLVSVYSFTPILVRSSDTGTESFLIKHVMMVVTGFVMMFYVHNINFKYFSKLSQILVWVSVILLFVTLVAGVKINSAERWLEIPVLNIKFQTSDFAKVVLIVFVARMLTINKDKFEDFREGIVPILIPVGLVIGLIITQNLSTAVLIFGIVLIMFFLAKVPMRHILTIVGSAVAAMALMLLLAKANPELLPRLETWMNRFTSHSSEDPKKQWQINNALQAVANGGMLGQGPGNGQMKHIIPEAYADFVFASFIEEFGMLGGVALLMMYLILLYRSIRIASKCDSNFGSLLVLGLCLNLVFMAFVNMAVCTKIMPVTGQNMPLISMGGTSTWFTCVSLGMILSVSRSVEQESEEEHNRAKRNTSAKEEGGNYVVA